The Urbifossiella limnaea genome has a window encoding:
- a CDS encoding RNA methyltransferase: MSLANVRVVLVRPHYAGNLGSAARVMRNFGLADLVLVAPFARPTDLEARRLATHGLPVLDAARIVPDLGDALADCSLTLATSSLTAGVARRGMIGPAAEMMPKLLGAAAAGPVGLVFGPEPHGLSNDEIGRCNGLVHIPVAPEFPSLNLAQAVAVCCYELRKAYSAAATVANPADTHAPKVASHAEQERMFEHLREAFTAVGFLFGGRADSLMHAVRQFLGRANPTPQDVKLMHGLARQLLFAAGKTPHRGEPET; the protein is encoded by the coding sequence ATGAGCCTCGCCAACGTCCGCGTCGTGCTGGTGCGGCCGCACTACGCCGGGAACCTCGGCTCGGCCGCCCGGGTGATGCGGAACTTCGGCCTCGCCGACCTCGTCCTCGTCGCCCCGTTCGCGCGCCCCACCGACCTGGAGGCGCGCCGCCTCGCCACCCACGGCCTCCCCGTCCTCGACGCCGCCCGCATCGTGCCCGATCTCGGCGACGCCCTCGCCGACTGTTCGCTCACGCTCGCCACGTCGTCGCTCACGGCCGGCGTCGCACGCCGTGGCATGATCGGCCCCGCCGCCGAGATGATGCCGAAACTCCTCGGCGCCGCCGCGGCCGGGCCGGTCGGGCTCGTTTTCGGGCCTGAGCCGCACGGGCTGTCGAACGACGAGATCGGCCGCTGCAACGGGCTCGTCCACATCCCCGTGGCCCCCGAGTTCCCGTCGCTGAACCTGGCACAGGCGGTGGCCGTCTGCTGCTACGAACTGCGGAAGGCGTACTCGGCCGCGGCCACGGTGGCGAACCCGGCCGACACGCACGCGCCGAAGGTGGCGAGTCACGCCGAACAGGAGCGGATGTTCGAGCATCTGCGGGAGGCGTTCACCGCGGTCGGCTTCCTGTTCGGCGGCAGGGCCGACTCCCTGATGCACGCCGTGCGGCAGTTTCTCGGCCGGGCCAACCCGACGCCGCAGGACGTGAAGCTGATGCACGGCCTCGCACGCCAGCTGCTTTTTGCCGCGGGAAAGACGCCGCACCGCGGCGAGCCGGAGACCTGA